A stretch of the Methylacidiphilum caldifontis genome encodes the following:
- a CDS encoding transglutaminase family protein produces the protein MKFFIVHKTEYIYPAAALESFSELRCHPQNSIRQTVLSHETIIHPSVPLYFYTDYFGNVTSFFSIPFRHNSLSVETRSLVLTHPIPDPLSEMPLTVSEALVVYGFKKFELLDFLLPSSFIPLLDEIRGLASGIFHKDKILTEALVELNQFVHGFLVYVPGATDVSTPLAEILEKKKGVCQDYSHLMIAMLRSAGIPARYVSGYIEPVPKESSSSLEVEAATHAWIEVYLPNGKWVGFDPTNNTLETDRHVQIAVGRDYDDVAPIRGVFKGYHGQKLNVLVQVARV, from the coding sequence ATGAAATTTTTCATTGTCCATAAAACCGAATATATTTATCCAGCAGCTGCCTTGGAATCATTTTCTGAACTTCGTTGTCATCCCCAAAATAGTATCCGGCAAACTGTTTTAAGCCATGAAACGATAATTCATCCTTCAGTACCCCTATACTTTTATACCGATTACTTTGGGAATGTGACTTCTTTTTTCAGTATTCCTTTTAGACACAATAGCTTAAGTGTGGAAACCCGCAGCTTAGTCTTGACTCATCCCATTCCCGATCCTTTAAGTGAGATGCCTCTAACTGTCAGTGAGGCTTTAGTCGTATATGGTTTTAAAAAATTTGAACTTTTGGATTTTCTTCTTCCTTCTTCATTTATTCCCTTACTTGATGAAATCCGAGGATTGGCTTCAGGGATATTTCATAAGGACAAGATCCTTACAGAAGCTCTTGTTGAACTTAATCAGTTCGTACACGGTTTTCTTGTCTACGTTCCTGGGGCAACTGATGTTTCAACTCCCCTTGCTGAAATCCTGGAAAAGAAAAAAGGGGTTTGCCAGGACTACAGTCATCTCATGATCGCTATGCTACGCTCCGCAGGCATCCCAGCCCGCTACGTCAGTGGTTACATTGAACCTGTTCCTAAGGAGTCCTCTTCATCCCTGGAAGTTGAGGCCGCAACCCATGCCTGGATTGAGGTCTACCTGCCTAATGGGAAATGGGTAGGTTTTGATCCTACAAATAATACCCTAGAAACCGACCGCCATGTCCAGATTGCAGTGGGAAGAGATTATGACGATGTGGCCCCAATACGAGGAGTTTTTAAAGGGTACCATGGTCAAAAGTTAAATGTCTTGGTTCAAGTAGCTAGGGTCTGA